The following are encoded together in the Echinicola jeungdonensis genome:
- a CDS encoding T9SS-dependent choice-of-anchor J family protein: protein MEEKQEKELGILGSREYFEAWMEDQVALRKARPELRKAATEPRIIPVVVHIIHNGTAIGDGANIPTGQIEAQIEILNEDFRRLNEDATNTPEEFLPVAADAMVQFVLAKQDPRGLPTNGINRIKGPQSTYVPSDGETISQMAYWPGEEYLNIWVVPLENPYIGFASFPTSDLPGLNFSPSTRETDGVTIDYRYFGAGGNAASASKGRTTTHEVGHFFGLRHIWGDGGCDVDDFVEDTPTQNQSNNSCRTTPRISCDTRDMVENFMDYTPDQCMNLFTEGQVVRMDVVLTESPRRASLVNGRATQEPDISDFDLGLEKILVPQDFICSPNVTPQIIVFNAGKNHLSSTTLKIQLDGQVLEEKTFEVDLELGELDTLTFAPINLDPVDNDFDVQVLEINGIQDNNTDNNSLSSAPFIQPTITAPYEYGPSDFEELWTLKNEDDATTWTTSETILGGSSQQLISINNFNYESQGQLDYFISPQINLSGTPEAQLVFDMAHAQYPGEDFNDRLVVAISTDCGNTFDILTAPYDKKGDELSTVPSSSDEFIPNTSSQFRTEVVNLAPYSELGNIRIAFISINGYGNNIFLKDISLRASEEFRYDLELERVVSPSPITDGSQQSERLLLTNTGNLTINSFLMDRKVNNRAKETLISTGEQIAPGESVIIDLENALENGTNEMEYRVFSPNFDQNGEKGNTLQRYFIQDDQDLQIPWRQDFDHSFSLEPWHTINPENGNISWELIAKDNGEIGDNIANLRNQMKDNSYWIGSPVMDWSGISKASIFFDLAASGVEEVTRLKIMLSLDGGVTFDQEVAVFQGVELNTISGSTPVDPNVPESFRREFVDLSEYANGESKKVRLAFVVEQGSQAENPVYLDNIEFFLGNNPDPVYPGAGQASLYPNPATDLFHIAFNLGSFEDVQIQIASLTGQVVHDVTYPNTLNQTYSFHTSLYSPGVFVIKINSETISSTQRLIIQ, encoded by the coding sequence ATGGAAGAGAAGCAGGAAAAGGAATTGGGCATTTTGGGATCAAGGGAATATTTTGAAGCCTGGATGGAGGACCAGGTAGCCCTCAGAAAAGCCCGCCCTGAACTAAGGAAAGCAGCTACAGAGCCCAGAATAATCCCTGTTGTGGTCCACATCATCCACAATGGTACGGCCATTGGAGATGGAGCCAATATTCCTACGGGACAAATAGAAGCTCAAATTGAAATCCTAAATGAGGATTTTAGAAGGCTCAATGAAGATGCCACTAATACCCCTGAAGAATTTTTACCGGTAGCAGCAGATGCCATGGTCCAGTTTGTTTTGGCTAAACAGGACCCAAGAGGTTTGCCCACCAATGGAATTAACCGTATAAAGGGCCCTCAGTCTACTTATGTACCTAGTGATGGTGAAACCATTAGTCAAATGGCCTACTGGCCCGGAGAAGAGTATTTAAATATTTGGGTGGTTCCACTTGAAAATCCCTACATTGGCTTTGCTTCTTTTCCGACTTCAGATTTGCCAGGGTTAAACTTTTCCCCCAGTACCAGGGAAACTGATGGGGTAACCATCGATTACAGGTACTTTGGTGCAGGAGGAAATGCTGCCTCCGCATCAAAAGGAAGAACCACTACCCATGAGGTAGGCCACTTTTTTGGCCTTCGCCATATTTGGGGTGACGGAGGTTGTGATGTGGATGACTTTGTGGAAGACACCCCTACTCAAAACCAATCCAACAACAGCTGCAGGACCACACCAAGGATCAGTTGTGATACCCGGGATATGGTTGAGAATTTTATGGATTACACCCCAGACCAATGCATGAATTTATTTACCGAGGGACAGGTGGTTCGGATGGATGTGGTTTTGACGGAAAGCCCAAGAAGAGCCTCCCTGGTAAATGGAAGAGCCACCCAGGAGCCGGATATTTCTGATTTTGACCTTGGTTTGGAGAAAATCCTGGTGCCACAGGATTTTATCTGTTCTCCCAATGTCACCCCACAAATTATTGTCTTCAATGCGGGAAAAAATCATTTAAGTTCCACAACCCTTAAAATCCAGCTAGATGGTCAAGTTTTAGAAGAAAAAACTTTTGAGGTTGATTTGGAATTAGGTGAATTGGACACCTTGACTTTTGCCCCTATTAATTTAGATCCTGTGGATAATGATTTTGATGTCCAAGTTCTGGAAATCAATGGAATTCAGGACAACAATACCGATAATAATAGCTTAAGCTCTGCCCCCTTTATCCAGCCCACCATTACAGCTCCATACGAGTACGGGCCTTCTGACTTTGAAGAGCTATGGACCCTCAAAAACGAGGATGATGCCACCACCTGGACCACTTCAGAAACTATTTTGGGTGGCAGCTCACAACAGTTGATCAGCATCAACAACTTCAATTATGAAAGCCAGGGCCAATTGGATTATTTTATCAGCCCACAAATTAACTTATCCGGAACACCGGAAGCACAATTGGTTTTTGACATGGCACATGCCCAATATCCCGGTGAAGATTTTAATGACAGGTTGGTTGTGGCCATTTCCACTGATTGTGGAAATACCTTTGATATATTAACTGCTCCATACGATAAAAAGGGAGACGAATTAAGCACTGTACCCAGCTCCTCGGATGAGTTTATACCCAATACATCTTCCCAGTTTAGGACAGAGGTGGTAAATCTGGCACCCTATTCCGAATTGGGTAATATCCGCATAGCCTTTATCAGCATCAATGGTTACGGTAATAATATTTTCCTTAAGGATATTTCTTTGAGGGCTTCTGAAGAATTTAGGTATGACCTGGAATTGGAAAGGGTAGTCAGCCCCTCACCAATCACCGACGGCAGCCAGCAGAGTGAAAGGTTGTTATTGACCAATACGGGGAATTTGACGATAAACTCCTTTCTGATGGACCGTAAGGTAAATAACCGGGCAAAAGAAACTTTAATTTCTACCGGAGAACAGATCGCCCCAGGTGAATCCGTCATTATTGACTTGGAAAATGCCCTGGAAAATGGCACCAATGAAATGGAATACCGGGTATTTTCCCCCAATTTTGACCAAAACGGTGAAAAGGGAAATACCCTCCAAAGATACTTTATCCAAGATGATCAAGATCTTCAAATCCCCTGGAGGCAAGACTTTGACCATTCCTTTTCCTTAGAACCATGGCATACCATCAATCCGGAAAATGGAAATATCTCCTGGGAATTGATAGCCAAAGACAATGGTGAAATAGGTGATAACATTGCCAACCTCCGCAATCAAATGAAAGATAATAGTTATTGGATTGGTAGCCCTGTGATGGATTGGAGTGGAATAAGTAAAGCCAGCATCTTCTTTGATCTGGCAGCAAGTGGGGTTGAAGAAGTTACCAGGTTAAAAATAATGTTAAGCCTGGACGGTGGTGTAACCTTTGATCAGGAAGTTGCAGTTTTCCAAGGGGTGGAACTCAATACAATTTCGGGCAGCACCCCTGTTGATCCCAATGTACCTGAATCTTTCCGCAGGGAATTTGTGGACCTTTCTGAATATGCCAATGGTGAAAGTAAAAAAGTCCGCTTGGCATTTGTGGTAGAACAAGGCAGCCAGGCAGAAAACCCTGTTTATTTGGATAATATTGAATTCTTCCTGGGCAATAATCCCGATCCAGTTTACCCAGGTGCTGGTCAAGCCTCCCTCTACCCCAACCCAGCAACGGATTTGTTTCATATTGCATTTAATCTCGGGTCTTTTGAGGATGTTCAAATCCAAATTGCCAGTTTGACCGGCCAGGTAGTCCACGATGTCACCTACCCCAATACTCTAAATCAAACTTATAGTTTTCATACTTCCCTGTATTCCCCAGGAGTATTTGTAATTAAAATCAACAGTGAAACTATCAGTTCGACCCAAAGGTTAATCATTCAGTAA
- a CDS encoding rhodanese-like domain-containing protein, with product MEDITVEELKEKLDKKEQFPFIDVREEWEYEEDNLGALNIPLGQLPHSLEEIEKYKDQEIVVHCRSGARSGNAKKFLEEKGYSKVRNVLGGILAFRELEEEE from the coding sequence ATGGAAGACATTACAGTAGAAGAATTAAAAGAAAAATTAGACAAAAAAGAGCAGTTTCCATTTATCGATGTTCGTGAAGAATGGGAATATGAAGAAGATAACTTAGGAGCTCTTAATATTCCATTGGGACAACTTCCCCATTCCCTTGAGGAAATCGAAAAATACAAAGACCAGGAAATTGTGGTTCATTGCCGTTCAGGTGCAAGAAGCGGAAATGCTAAAAAATTCCTGGAAGAAAAAGGATATTCGAAAGTAAGAAATGTCCTGGGTGGCATTTTGGCTTTCAGAGAACTGGAAGAAGAAGAGTAG
- a CDS encoding site-2 protease family protein, which produces MYSNKEYIRHILLFIITFLCTTLAGGEWLFGRSILSSEKPLTWAYFLESMQFSLPFIGILLIHEMGHLFTSIYHRVKSSLPYFIPLWLGFLGMPSIGTMGAIIRMKTLVSSRKKFFDIGVAGPIAGFVIAFGVLVYGFQNLPEADYIYQVHPEYQDPNYSPDESENLNLELGYNLLFWGMEKVLATPDRMPNMMEVIHYPYLFAGYLALFFTALNLLPIGQLDGGHVIFGLFPNHHRVISLSFYIAFLFFAGLGMVNPYEGTEYLLLALPLYVGFIYICFRRVSISNSTKWTITLSIVALQYVLLFIFPDVQGYSGWLLFAFILGRVIGIEHPKVKDGREINLPRKVIAWLAIIIFILCFTPQPFQVS; this is translated from the coding sequence ATGTACAGCAATAAAGAATACATTAGACATATACTCCTTTTTATCATTACTTTCCTTTGTACCACCCTGGCAGGAGGAGAGTGGCTTTTTGGGCGTAGCATTCTCTCCAGTGAAAAGCCGCTTACCTGGGCTTACTTCCTGGAATCAATGCAGTTTTCCCTGCCATTTATTGGGATTCTGTTGATCCATGAAATGGGCCATTTGTTCACCTCCATTTACCACCGGGTCAAATCTTCCTTGCCTTATTTTATTCCTTTATGGTTGGGATTCTTAGGCATGCCCTCTATTGGAACTATGGGTGCCATAATAAGGATGAAGACTTTGGTGAGCAGCAGGAAAAAGTTCTTTGATATTGGAGTAGCGGGTCCAATTGCAGGGTTTGTCATTGCTTTTGGGGTATTGGTCTATGGTTTTCAAAACCTGCCTGAGGCGGATTATATATATCAGGTCCATCCAGAATATCAGGATCCAAACTATTCCCCGGATGAAAGTGAAAACCTGAATTTGGAATTGGGCTATAACTTACTTTTCTGGGGGATGGAAAAGGTATTGGCTACTCCTGACCGTATGCCCAATATGATGGAGGTCATTCATTATCCCTACCTTTTTGCGGGGTATTTGGCCTTGTTTTTTACTGCTCTGAATTTATTGCCGATTGGGCAGTTGGATGGGGGGCATGTTATTTTTGGGCTGTTTCCCAATCACCACCGGGTCATATCGCTAAGTTTTTATATTGCCTTTTTGTTCTTTGCCGGATTGGGAATGGTCAACCCTTATGAGGGAACAGAATATTTATTGTTGGCACTGCCTTTATATGTAGGATTTATTTATATCTGTTTTAGAAGGGTAAGTATATCCAATTCCACCAAATGGACCATTACTTTATCCATTGTGGCTTTACAATATGTACTGCTTTTTATCTTTCCAGATGTTCAAGGGTATTCAGGTTGGTTGCTGTTTGCTTTTATTTTGGGTAGGGTGATAGGCATCGAACATCCCAAGGTAAAAGATGGCAGGGAAATCAACCTTCCCAGAAAAGTAATTGCCTGGTTAGCTATCATTATTTTTATCCTTTGCTTTACCCCACAGCCATTTCAAGTATCATAA
- a CDS encoding PASTA domain-containing protein: MSNFKTDIKRILTHILIILGLLFALLFLFFEIFLPSYTHHGETVTVPDLENFHYDELEEYLEERKLSYVITPDSGFVKEAPPLTVLKQNPRPGAKVKEDRKIYITLNAENAPLVKMPNLKNSPLKNAQEVLANYGLVRGEIIYVPDIGINVVLDQKYRGRSIKEGFEIAKGSKIDLVVGDGLGKQTLAIPNLIGMDESEAEFLIVGSGLRIGKISYVTTDSVPKGTIVKQLPPSGIEAKTGELVDVWISELEKESNL; this comes from the coding sequence ATGAGTAATTTCAAAACAGATATAAAAAGAATACTAACCCATATTCTGATCATTTTAGGACTATTGTTTGCCCTTTTGTTTTTATTTTTTGAGATTTTTCTTCCCAGCTATACCCATCACGGGGAAACGGTAACAGTTCCGGATTTGGAGAACTTCCACTATGATGAATTGGAGGAATATCTCGAGGAGAGGAAATTGAGTTATGTTATCACCCCGGACAGCGGATTTGTAAAAGAAGCACCACCCTTAACGGTACTAAAGCAAAATCCCCGTCCCGGTGCCAAGGTAAAGGAGGACAGAAAAATCTATATTACCCTCAATGCAGAAAATGCCCCATTGGTGAAAATGCCAAACTTGAAAAACAGCCCCCTCAAAAACGCCCAGGAGGTGCTTGCCAATTACGGCCTTGTCCGCGGAGAGATTATTTATGTCCCCGATATTGGGATTAATGTGGTATTGGATCAAAAATACAGAGGGAGGTCCATAAAAGAGGGTTTTGAAATTGCCAAAGGCTCAAAAATAGATTTGGTGGTTGGAGATGGTTTGGGCAAACAAACTCTGGCTATCCCCAATCTGATTGGAATGGATGAATCTGAGGCAGAGTTTTTAATTGTTGGCTCTGGATTGAGAATTGGCAAAATTTCCTATGTCACCACAGATTCAGTTCCCAAAGGAACTATTGTCAAACAACTTCCCCCTTCAGGAATTGAAGCAAAAACTGGAGAATTGGTGGATGTTTGGATTTCTGAACTGGAAAAAGAGTCTAATTTATAA
- a CDS encoding Mrp/NBP35 family ATP-binding protein — protein sequence MIITKEKVLKALSTVEDPDLKKDLVSLGMIQDMVVEGNKLSFKVVLTTPACPLKELLRSQCTEALEKELGDEVELDINMTSNVTTVRDDSPLLPKVKNIIAIASGKGGVGKSTCASNLAVALAESGAKVGLVDADISGPSIPTMFNVESEQPAVKQEGGKNIIIPIEQYGVKLMSIGFLTPADSAVVWRGPMASSALKQFIGDVEWGELDYLLIDLPPGTSDIHLTMVQTVPVTGAIIVTTPQKVAMADATKGLTMFQQPQINVPVLGVVENMAYFTPEELPDNKYYLFGKDGGKTLSKKFDVPFLGEIPIVQSIRESGDSGYPAFYKKGVTEKAFHHLAEELARQVAIRNAEKNKTKIVQVNS from the coding sequence ATGATCATAACCAAAGAAAAGGTACTAAAGGCCCTATCTACTGTCGAAGACCCAGACCTGAAAAAAGACTTGGTCAGTCTTGGAATGATCCAAGATATGGTAGTGGAAGGCAATAAATTAAGTTTTAAGGTGGTATTGACTACCCCTGCCTGTCCCCTTAAAGAGCTGCTTAGGAGTCAATGTACAGAAGCCCTGGAAAAGGAACTTGGAGATGAGGTAGAATTGGACATTAACATGACCTCCAATGTCACCACCGTGAGGGATGATTCCCCATTACTTCCTAAAGTAAAAAACATCATTGCCATAGCTTCCGGAAAGGGTGGCGTGGGTAAGTCCACTTGTGCATCCAACCTTGCAGTAGCACTTGCTGAATCCGGAGCTAAAGTTGGTTTGGTGGATGCGGATATTTCCGGACCATCCATTCCCACTATGTTTAATGTGGAATCCGAACAGCCAGCAGTAAAACAGGAAGGTGGAAAAAATATCATTATCCCAATCGAACAATATGGAGTAAAATTGATGTCTATTGGCTTCCTGACCCCTGCAGACAGTGCTGTGGTTTGGAGAGGCCCTATGGCAAGTTCTGCCCTAAAACAGTTTATCGGGGATGTGGAATGGGGGGAATTGGATTATCTTTTGATCGACCTTCCTCCTGGCACTTCTGATATCCATTTGACTATGGTACAGACCGTCCCTGTGACCGGAGCCATCATTGTAACTACTCCCCAAAAAGTAGCCATGGCCGATGCCACCAAAGGTTTGACCATGTTCCAACAGCCCCAAATAAACGTGCCCGTTTTAGGTGTTGTGGAAAATATGGCTTATTTTACACCTGAAGAGTTGCCGGACAACAAATACTATTTGTTTGGAAAAGACGGAGGGAAAACACTTTCAAAGAAATTTGATGTTCCCTTTTTAGGGGAAATCCCTATAGTGCAATCCATCCGCGAAAGCGGAGACAGTGGATATCCGGCATTTTATAAGAAAGGGGTTACCGAAAAAGCCTTTCACCATTTGGCAGAGGAACTGGCCAGACAGGTCGCCATCAGAAATGCCGAAAAAAATAAAACAAAAATAGTACAGGTAAATTCCTAA
- a CDS encoding NifU family protein has protein sequence MEIELIEKIENALDSIRPYLEADGGNVKIVGLNDDMVLQLELTGTCSSCPMSTMTLKAGVEEAVKKAIPEIKKVEAINITLAE, from the coding sequence ATGGAAATTGAATTGATTGAAAAAATAGAAAATGCATTGGACTCTATCAGGCCTTATTTGGAGGCCGATGGTGGCAATGTGAAAATTGTAGGCCTAAATGATGATATGGTCCTTCAATTGGAATTGACTGGTACCTGCAGCTCTTGCCCAATGTCCACCATGACCTTGAAAGCAGGAGTTGAAGAAGCGGTAAAAAAGGCAATTCCTGAAATTAAGAAGGTAGAAGCCATCAATATCACCTTGGCCGAATAA
- a CDS encoding HAD-IA family hydrolase, producing the protein MKIDKNIDFFVFDLGGVIVDLNIPFTLNRLGGNLNGDGKALAKNFMMNPIQHSYEKGEIDDQTFRVEVKKAFQQDWTDQEVDDIWNAMLGGIPMEKIELLRELRKTHPIYMLSNTNGIHYSKVLEILLKDTGVESFDELFDHVFVSHHMGCRKPDAIIYEKVLDLVEKPAEKGMFFDDTEPNLIGAQKVGLQTCHINHPNALMEYFSDVQQ; encoded by the coding sequence ATGAAAATTGATAAAAACATTGATTTTTTTGTCTTTGATCTGGGTGGGGTCATCGTTGATCTTAATATCCCTTTTACTCTCAATAGGTTAGGGGGAAACCTAAATGGAGATGGAAAAGCCTTGGCGAAAAATTTTATGATGAACCCGATTCAGCATTCCTATGAAAAAGGGGAAATCGATGATCAAACTTTTAGGGTGGAAGTTAAGAAAGCTTTTCAGCAGGATTGGACCGATCAGGAGGTAGATGATATCTGGAATGCCATGTTGGGTGGAATTCCTATGGAAAAAATCGAACTACTCAGGGAACTCAGGAAAACCCATCCTATTTATATGTTGAGCAATACCAATGGGATCCATTATTCAAAAGTCCTGGAGATTCTCCTAAAAGATACTGGTGTGGAAAGCTTTGATGAACTTTTTGACCATGTCTTTGTAAGTCACCATATGGGCTGTAGAAAACCTGATGCGATAATATATGAGAAGGTATTGGATTTGGTAGAAAAACCTGCCGAAAAGGGAATGTTTTTTGATGATACTGAACCCAACCTCATTGGAGCACAAAAAGTCGGACTTCAAACTTGCCATATTAACCACCCCAATGCATTGATGGAATATTTTTCAGATGTACAGCAATAA
- a CDS encoding transglutaminase-like domain-containing protein gives MELKNLRNISWGIILVLASCNSEENRNGVKEVVHSDLKETKIRVSDIEEGIKSHIREKTLQGNGFFLINYRENDLQLKLVRVHTEYISNLGPNSHFACVDLADVSGDVYDVDFFLEGKPGEMDVTETSVHKLNGKPFYTWKQRKDKTWFKVPVENASSELLGVIEGEDAFEFRYQAILPEIISEGEMWVPIAKSNRFQNVEILSLIAPGKKRMIKEKDFGNTMLYLKLNPEHSGDTVDILYQVIRKEKEPYKAEKNIPDKYLSSNLLVPVGGRFQKIANLAIRERDSKLVQARALYDYVIDHMRYMKFGNYGNGDANYACDTRTGNCTEFHSFFISLARSIGIPARFSIGASIPSERNEGGIDGYHCWAEFYAEEKWWPVDISEGNKYTALATYYFGRHPANRIELSRGRDLEVEPGPVSGPINFHAYPVLEIGGKSASTQTFFSFNRKSD, from the coding sequence ATGGAGTTGAAAAATCTTAGGAATATAAGTTGGGGAATAATATTGGTTTTGGCCTCCTGTAATTCAGAAGAAAATAGAAATGGGGTAAAAGAAGTAGTCCATTCTGATTTAAAGGAAACAAAAATTAGGGTAAGCGATATCGAAGAGGGAATCAAATCCCATATTCGAGAAAAGACTTTACAAGGGAATGGTTTTTTTCTTATCAACTATAGGGAAAATGATCTTCAGCTTAAATTGGTCCGTGTGCATACAGAATACATATCCAATTTAGGACCTAACTCCCATTTTGCCTGCGTGGATTTGGCCGATGTGAGCGGTGATGTGTATGACGTGGACTTTTTTCTGGAGGGTAAGCCTGGTGAAATGGATGTAACCGAAACATCGGTGCATAAACTTAATGGGAAACCATTTTATACCTGGAAACAAAGAAAAGACAAAACATGGTTTAAGGTTCCAGTTGAAAACGCATCTTCCGAATTATTAGGAGTTATTGAGGGAGAGGATGCATTCGAATTTCGTTATCAAGCCATATTACCCGAGATTATATCCGAAGGGGAAATGTGGGTTCCAATTGCAAAAAGTAACCGCTTCCAGAATGTTGAAATACTTTCTCTAATAGCTCCAGGTAAAAAGAGGATGATAAAGGAAAAGGATTTTGGAAATACCATGCTTTACCTAAAATTAAACCCTGAACACAGTGGAGATACGGTGGACATTCTTTACCAGGTAATACGAAAGGAAAAAGAACCTTATAAAGCAGAGAAAAACATTCCAGATAAATACCTGTCCTCAAACCTTCTTGTTCCAGTTGGGGGGCGTTTTCAAAAAATCGCCAATTTGGCAATTAGGGAAAGGGATAGCAAACTTGTTCAGGCAAGGGCTTTATATGATTATGTGATAGATCACATGCGTTATATGAAATTTGGCAATTACGGAAATGGTGATGCTAATTACGCTTGTGATACCAGGACAGGAAACTGTACTGAATTTCATTCATTCTTTATTTCCTTAGCAAGATCTATTGGTATTCCTGCACGTTTTTCCATTGGGGCCTCCATACCTTCGGAAAGAAATGAAGGAGGAATTGATGGTTATCACTGTTGGGCGGAATTTTATGCGGAAGAAAAATGGTGGCCGGTTGATATCAGCGAAGGCAATAAGTATACCGCATTAGCAACCTATTATTTTGGGAGGCACCCTGCCAACCGCATTGAATTGAGTAGGGGTAGGGATCTTGAAGTGGAACCCGGGCCTGTTTCCGGACCGATAAATTTCCATGCCTATCCCGTTTTGGAAATTGGAGGAAAATCTGCTTCTACTCAAACATTTTTTTCTTTCAATCGAAAATCCGATTAG
- a CDS encoding GIY-YIG nuclease family protein, protein MISFVYILFSEKMNRFYTGITTLSIKERLENHIKKKYSRLNFTHKAEDWKLVWELECISYSQARKIEIHIKKMKSKVYIQNLLKYPEMKRKLQSQFHE, encoded by the coding sequence ATGATTTCCTTTGTTTACATCCTTTTTTCTGAAAAAATGAATAGATTTTACACAGGTATTACCACATTAAGCATCAAGGAAAGACTGGAAAACCACATTAAAAAAAAATACAGCAGACTCAATTTTACCCACAAAGCAGAGGATTGGAAATTAGTTTGGGAATTGGAGTGTATTTCTTATTCTCAAGCAAGGAAAATTGAAATCCATATCAAAAAGATGAAATCTAAAGTTTATATCCAAAACCTCTTGAAGTATCCTGAAATGAAAAGAAAGCTCCAATCTCAATTTCACGAATAA
- a CDS encoding T9SS type A sorting domain-containing protein codes for MRSYRLLKAIIALCLGLIGSMESVKAQLVQLPINRTSNIEQKSNILHGRIKEDAISLPFWDDFHKGKLDTTLWLGQGAHASRSAAVNAPSLGAVIMDGSNEKGKPYSNSIREQGIGDQLTSRPIYLDSIPDEEKASIYLSFFWEAGGKAELPDETDRLELYFLDSLDQWNKVWEVSGGDLSRDQFSQEIIGLGSIYLHDHFQFRFQNAGRLSGPFDTWLIDYIYLNKNRSEQDTQYLDRALTQPSTHFLGIYGAMPLFEFNQDPNAHAKALTNQFYNLNNRFRAMEYSVEIRDKANKELIIQINDNTPFNPVPLANERRDFSSASPGPFPERAWTDPFDMESSIYLTTGDFFLIDSIAGEDTTYHTHIDFRINDTIRQTIPIRDYFAYDNGQVDYAAGINQRSGMLAVAYELSQPAYINALSINFTNSRQVGTAIDLMVWQDLDDTPLFTKEVTIQPKDSINGFIHYPLDTGIRVQDTFHVGFAQFTNDFVHVGLDISNDSGDKIFYNIAGIWEQNEEVSGSLMLRPHLSLAPPVSGGNGQEEGISAYPNPVIDQLYLEGNINEVKIFDSFGREINTSINSFEKGKIISFAKNHRGVYIVKALVNGQPQTIRILVK; via the coding sequence ATGCGATCATACCGGTTGTTGAAAGCAATTATTGCTCTTTGCCTTGGGCTGATTGGTTCCATGGAAAGTGTAAAAGCCCAGTTGGTGCAATTACCCATCAACAGGACATCCAATATTGAGCAAAAATCAAATATTCTTCATGGCCGGATCAAAGAGGACGCTATTTCTTTGCCCTTCTGGGATGATTTTCACAAAGGAAAATTAGACACTACGCTTTGGCTTGGGCAAGGAGCCCATGCTTCCCGGTCGGCAGCAGTGAATGCCCCTTCCTTAGGAGCAGTAATAATGGATGGTTCCAATGAAAAAGGAAAACCTTACAGCAACAGCATCCGGGAACAGGGAATTGGGGACCAATTGACCAGCAGGCCTATCTACCTGGACTCCATCCCAGATGAAGAAAAAGCAAGCATCTATTTGAGTTTTTTTTGGGAAGCAGGAGGAAAAGCCGAATTGCCGGATGAAACAGACCGTTTAGAACTTTATTTTCTTGATAGCCTTGACCAATGGAACAAAGTATGGGAGGTATCAGGCGGAGATCTTTCCAGGGATCAATTTAGCCAGGAAATTATTGGCCTTGGATCGATTTATCTTCATGATCATTTCCAATTCAGGTTTCAAAATGCGGGTAGATTGTCCGGCCCATTTGACACTTGGTTGATCGATTATATTTACCTCAATAAAAATAGGTCTGAACAGGATACCCAATACCTGGATAGGGCCCTTACCCAGCCAAGCACTCATTTTTTAGGGATTTATGGAGCCATGCCGCTTTTTGAATTCAACCAGGACCCCAATGCCCATGCAAAGGCCCTGACCAATCAATTTTACAATCTCAACAATCGTTTCAGGGCAATGGAATATAGTGTTGAAATCCGGGATAAGGCCAACAAAGAACTGATTATACAAATCAATGATAATACCCCTTTTAACCCTGTACCTCTGGCCAATGAAAGAAGGGACTTTTCCAGTGCAAGTCCCGGGCCTTTCCCAGAAAGAGCATGGACGGATCCCTTTGATATGGAAAGTAGCATTTATCTTACCACGGGGGATTTCTTTTTGATAGATTCAATTGCCGGAGAAGATACTACCTACCATACGCATATTGACTTTAGGATCAACGATACCATCCGACAAACCATCCCAATAAGAGATTATTTTGCCTATGACAATGGTCAGGTGGATTATGCAGCAGGTATCAACCAAAGGTCCGGTATGTTGGCAGTAGCTTATGAACTGAGCCAACCGGCTTATATTAATGCCCTAAGTATTAATTTTACAAACTCCAGACAAGTGGGAACGGCCATTGACTTAATGGTTTGGCAAGATTTGGATGACACTCCCCTTTTTACCAAAGAAGTCACCATTCAGCCCAAAGACAGCATCAATGGTTTTATACATTATCCACTCGATACAGGGATCAGGGTTCAAGATACATTTCATGTGGGCTTTGCCCAGTTTACCAATGATTTTGTACATGTAGGCCTTGACATATCCAATGATTCAGGAGATAAGATATTTTACAATATTGCAGGCATTTGGGAACAAAACGAGGAAGTAAGCGGTTCTTTGATGCTAAGACCCCACCTCAGTTTAGCCCCTCCGGTTTCGGGTGGAAATGGCCAGGAAGAAGGGATTAGTGCTTATCCCAATCCGGTTATTGACCAATTGTACCTGGAAGGAAATATTAATGAGGTTAAGATATTTGATTCATTTGGAAGAGAAATTAATACAAGCATCAATTCCTTTGAAAAAGGCAAAATCATTAGTTTTGCAAAAAATCATCGGGGAGTATATATTGTGAAGGCTTTGGTTAATGGCCAGCCACAAACCATTAGAATTCTAGTAAAATAA